TAATAGATGCCTCCGTACACAGTGCCTAGTTTTCAAATATATGTCCACCAGAAATGTACAACATAGTTGCTCCTCACATTCATGGCTGGCAAGACTTTGCATGGCAACTAGAGACATTTCAGCTCTCAGTTTTAccactgaggggaaaaaatataataataattaaaaaaaataaaaaattgcctggtctttttccaatcttcaacagTGAAGTGCCCATTGTAGCCTcaaattcctgttcttggctaagTGGAAactgatgtttaatgtttaacatgTGTATTCTGATTTACTTTTCTGCACACTGTGGTTGTAAAgaatggttatttgagttactgtagccctCATGtcaactcaaaccagcctggcCATTCTCTGATCGCTGGCATCACCAAGGCATTTCCACAgactccatgtttttttttttttttgtgccgtTGGTGCCAGAGGGGCTGGTTTGATTagttcagaaactgttgatcacCTGGGATTTTCAAACACAAAGTCTATACAAACACAAGTCTATAGCGTTAACACAGAATAGTGCAACATTTTCCCCTGATtctcatgtttgatgtgaacattagtTGGAGCTCTTGACCTCGTCACTGTCGATCTCCTGCTGCTCaaaaatttattttgattttacgcattgcgctgctgccacctGACTGAGTGGATATTTACATGAATGAGCAtgtgtacaggtattcctaaAGGTACTCCTATTAAAGTAGccagtgtgtgaatatattcCATGTATTTATAATATGCAAATTCATGTAATTATAGTATGCATATTAAACAtacttgtttattattaaccttttgtatttgtttttatatttttgttcatttgtgcACTGTGCTATTTGGCTACTGTAACAAGTTCATTTTCTTTAAGCGATCAGTAAGGTGACTGTacgtatggatggatgtatccAATTTCAGTAGTTACCTGCTGTGTTTAAAGCCCTATAAGTGACAATTTAATGTCAGTCATGTTAGAATTCTCAGGtacaaacagatttaaaacaatTCTCCTAAACAATCCTCTCCTGCACATACCAGTATGTTGAGTTAGCATATACATAGTTAGCAACAGTTAACAATGATAATACTTATGCAATGATCAtgtcttttttgtgtgtctgtaataGATAAGCGCTTCCTCACCCTCCTCATCCTCCCACTCAAGGTCAAGCGAGGTGGCATCATCATTAGTGGAGCGAGTTCTGCAGGTGAAGTCCCAGCTGCTCTCTGTGTTAGGAGTCACTAGATTTGTCTCAGAGGAGAGTCCTGGATATACAAACAGTACCTGGATATTAGTGTTTCTCATCATacgagaaatgaaataaaatgattaatgatGAAACATGCCACAGCTAGGTGGGATAGTGAATTATGCAGCTTTTTGAGATACTAAGAGGACGATATCCACCAAGAATTACAGGTTTAATAGATAATAACTACCTTAATGAAGATCAAATATATGTAATGTAACTTATTTAAATACTCATTTTTTACAATCACCTGTAGAGAGTAGCTGATTGTGTGACATTCTCTTTGTTTGTATTATAGATAACGTTAAGCATTTTGTATAATCTATATTCTTTCGTTAAAagaacaattatttacattttctcaGGGGGAATATAagacaacattttaaaaatatattgtgtCTCTGTAATCAGAGTTTTTAAACTACCTTCTGCTTTATTCAGAGGCAGTTACGTctattttcaattaaatataTCTCAAGCAATGTCACATTATCCACTTTACACTGAAAAATCAaatttacagacacacacaaaaaaaagctatacaacatttttgctttttatatatatatactaggGGACTTTGTAACAGAGTCAAAATGTTTCtgaggccctctagtggctggctgCAATATAAGTTTTAACTCCACTCATTCCCATGTTAGTGAATGGGACCCTGGGCAAACTTCTGTTTTAAGTTACACCTGCATGTTCTGTCATGCTGTTCAGTTGACCATAATATCTCCCCCAATATTTTTCCTTAAGATAAACACAGTATACGAGTTATttggtgacaaattaaagggtgTGGTTAAGGAGGTGATATCCAAAGCTGTCAATGACACATTTCATAATAATTTATTGACTGTATGACAATGAACActcaaaatattaacattaactttaGCCAGTCTCTCATTTTTAACAAACTGCACTGAGAGAATgggcagagtgtacagatgcatctaaaaaaataagTTTCATAAAgtttttttccctgtaatttaatttaaaaaaagtgtaattttcatatattctagatccattacacataaagtgaaatatttcaagcctttttaggtttaatcttgatgattacggcttacagtatctcaaaataggggaacaaagaatttataatacagaaatgtcgaacttctgaaaagtatgttaatttatgcactcaatacatGGTCAGGGCtgcttttgcatgaattactgcatgaatgcggcgtggcatggaggcaatcagtctgtggcactgctgaggtgttatggaagcccaggttgctttgatagcatccttcagctcgtctgtattgttgggtctggtgtctctcatagattctctatgggatTCAgttcaggcgagtcggctggccaatcgagcacagtaatacatggtcagcaaaccagttaatagtagttttggcactgtgggcaggtgccaagtcctgctggaaaaggaaatcagcatcttcataaagctcatcagcagatggaagcatgaagtgctctaaaatctcctgatagatgctgcattgactcttgacgagaaaacacagtggaccaacaccagcagatgacatggcatcccaaatcatcactgactgtggaaacttcacactggacttcaagcaacttggattctgtgcctctccacacTTCCTctagactctgggaccttgatttccaaatgaaatgtaaattttactttcatcttccccatgattgtgattgtgtgtactgaaccagaatGAGAGATTAAAGTCTCAGGAAaactttgcaggtgttttgagttaattatccgattagagctcttctcaggtcgacatttctgtattataaattcttcgAGATACTGgatattttatttccatgagctgtaagccgtaatcatcgagattaaaacaaaaaaaaaggcttgaaatatttcactttaagtgtaatgaatctagaaaatatgaaagttccactttttgataAAAATCTTGGATAGcagtgatttttctttttccttaaaaaataCGTTGTGTTGAGTGTAAATGTTGCTGGCTATTTACCAGTATATTTTCAGTTGTAACCTTACTTTTCTTACATTACTTTGATTAAAATGATTGATAAtgtcagctagctagcaaatagCAGCTCAGTCAATCATGACTAAGAGCTCTAACATCTTTTTCTGACAAATGGTAAACTCAGTATTTTTGCAAAGATTATGTGATTACAATTAAACATTTAACTTATTAATTAACGCTGTACTTATCACTTTGACTTACCCAATACACCATTTTACGTTGCACTTTAAGTAATTTTGCAGGTGTATGGGCAGGTCAAGAGGCATTTCAACCCCAAAAACGCACAATGGAAGTGAATGGCGCCATGATGTCCACtcatatacaatatacagtcaTTGATTGGAACTATGAGGGTGAATAAGCAGTGGAGGTAGGGGTGCAAACTGGGTCTCACAAGTTGGCATGGCAGATTGGCCACAAGTAATATAGCAAACTTTTCCATGCATAATTTGCAACTGTAGCTATGACAGGCTTCTTTGCATACCTGATTGTGACACTGCTCGCACTAAACAACGTCTGATTAATATCATGGGAATAAGTGATTAATATTGGGGGAGGGGTGGGTGTGTCCAATTCACTTTtacagtaaaaaacaaatagaCACTGTTCAGTAAGGATGGGCGATAAGGAATTAAAACTATCacacaatattttctggtatttattgcgataacgaaCCATGCATCACTGTCTTTGGCTACAAGTGATCGCTGTTATCTTGAGaacctcagaaacacaaacattgatctaaaaataaaactgattttctgtaaccaaaccagttccagattgtagaggtagctcctcgtttagcgataaactcctcctcagcttcacttCTGTCTTCCACCGTACTCGGACGCTGACCAtcgcacacagaaatacatcTTCAACTCGGCTTTATCGTTACTATCGCaggaagactaattcttattgtggggatAATTTCTACCAGTATATTGATAAAACGATTAAACGATAAGATGTCGCCCATCCTTACTGTCCAGTTACTCACAGAAGACATGTGTGATATCAGTGAGGAGAGATTCGAGTACTCACGACTACTGCGGAATGCCTCTGACTGAGCCTTCACACTCTGCAGGTACGCTTCAAACTCTCCACCTGATGGCCtgttaaagacacacacacagacacacacacagacacacacacagacacacacacagacacacacacagacacacacacacacagagagagagagagagagagagagagagagagagagagagagagagagagagagagagtgtgagtgtgttacgGTACATTCCTGTCACACTCCTCTTTGAGTCTCAAGTTTCATTATGTGTAAAGATTTGTTGATTAGAACATGTTTGAAAAAGCTTCCAATTTGGTTAAAAGCTTCACATACTTCACTTCTGGTAAATTAATAATTGAGGAAGTCAAGTTGTGTCCaaaatgacatactatacactatgcacttacactatgcaaGCTAgcatctagtgtatgaattttagaagggtagtatcaaCTCAAATGGTACACTAACTGTGTTTAACTAACCTGAATTATAAGCTGTTTCCCAGTCGATGGCAAATGACATCAAACGCACGTAATGAGATGCCACTAGCTTTAGCTGAATCATTTTACTGTTTGTTGATTCTGAGCAAATTTTGATCCAGCTAGACACCTGTCTCCTCACTTAAGTCCACCtgataagtttactgtgaacactctCCCCTCTCTGTGAATACCCCACCACCCCTCACTCTCTCGGTTTCTGTTTCCTGGTTCCTGCGTTGCTACCTTTTTCTAGCCCCTCACCATTTGCGCATTCCTTCGTCTCCCCGAATTTACAAACCTTCCCGTTTCATGCAAATATTCCCTTCTGCCTAGCCTAGCCTAACCCATTGACTCTGTTGTGTGCCAAGCCTGATGTATACTTTgcctttcttttaataaatgagAGATCATGCCATTTGAACTTTGCGTGTCTGTGGGTTATTTGGCAAACTCTCCCAAGCTTGGTGTAGGAAGGGCGCCGTCTTTCTTGTGTATTTTCACCTTCTCTCTTCTTAAGAATCGTAACTCGAGGATTCTCTATTTTCAAATCCAAACTCCACCTTTcctcatttataataataataataataataataataataataataataataataataatacacacacatacagtactgtgaaaaagtcttaggcacatgcaaagaaatgctgcagagcaaagatgccttgcttcttatttttgcagcaaaacccatcagccttcattgtgttttttgtcttaaaagtggtctcttacataatatgctgctttcttcaATGACATAccaacatttttctgtaacatttcattttgtgctggaaaactaatgctcgggaatcaaaaatgtttttgtactgactcgataatgtagaagtcatgaaataaaaaatctataacaaagtttgtattaaaaaaaaaataaataaataaaaaataaaaaatatgccatAAGACATATCCACAGTACTGTGTCTATACATAAATCTTGTGCAAGACATTAAGTCTTACACAAGCTGGCTGCATATGACTATTTTTTTTAGTGCTGTGTATATCCTGAGTGCTTTAAGCTGATGTCTAGACATGCATTTCATCATACCCCTGACCAACCATAATAAAATAGACCATACTTTTATAAACATGCattctcacagctttttttctgctcatactatttattttcatttattctctttttaacactTAAACATGCAATACTTTTATGTACATGAAATCCTGTACTCCCTATATTACAGGATATTATATAATAAGTTGGTATCCAAGCGCGAGTCATACTCACTGTTTGCGATGTGAGCTGCTGCCCTCTTTCTCAGTTTTCTTCTGTGCAAGCTGCTGcttccaaaaacacacacgaCTTTAGTAACGACAGCCTACTTAGACAGATGGCTGATCATAAAGTCTCTCAAATCTCACACAAAAAGCCAAATTACATTTAATCACATCAtctttttccattttgtttGTCCTGCAGACTAAAATCTGCATAAATTGGGGGGCAGgggaaataatataaaaaatgagTGCAAATAAGGATACGAGCAACATAAAGAACAGATGTTAAGGAGGGGGTAGGGAAAATGCTGTTTTGCTTATAGtactaattaattttttttctaaatatatcAGCAGCAGGATGAAGGACAGGAGTATGGCAGGAGGATAGGAGAAGGGCTGGGCGTGCTCAGTGTGGACGCCTCACCTCCTTTAGCTTTCGCTCCTTTGCGAGCCTCGCAGCCTCGCGTTGAGCTGCGACTATAGCCTCCTCTTCTAGCCTTAACTTCTCCTCTTGTGCCACTAACTGGGcagaaataacacaacaaaaaggGGGACAGTAACGAAACCGAACAAATTAAGATAATGAGTAGCTGGAATGAAAAGCACTAAAAAAGCAACACAAACTGCAAACCatggaaataaagaaaaacttaAATGTAGGCTAATAAAAGTAAGCTTAAATACAAGACTCTAACCCCATACTAAAAACTGCCTGCTAATTTTGATgaatttaaagatttaaaaatattttcattaaattgGGATCATCACAGACAGCAAAAGAAACTAATGTAATTAGCTATTGGGACTATATGATGCTTGTGTgtctttatgatttttttttttttattattagcttaACAGCTGGAAAGACAAGGTGAGGCACAGTGGTAATGGGCCATACCTCAGCATTCAGCTTCTCATCGATCAGTGTCTGCGTATCGGCAATAGCAGCATAGCGCAGTTCCTTCAGATGGCCAATCTCCTCCTCACTGATGGGCCTGAGCCAAATACAATAAAGGTCAGACTTCACAACCCTCCTGAGATTCCACAGTTTATACCTCTCAAAATTGCATATGCCAGAAGAGCTTTGACTGTATTgtccattcatcttcattttcgCTTGCTCAAATCTTAATGGAATGGTTGGGGTAGAACAGTAGTTAATCTAATGTGTACACTACTGCAGAACTCAGCTTATTGTCGTGTCTTGTAAAACCCAAAGGAGATTTCAAGACATTCAAAATGATGATATCTATACTTCAGCTGCTACTCAGGTGGCTCCTATTCTGAACCTAATCCCAAATGCCTTGCTCTCTATCTTTACAGCTTCATGACTTGTTTAAAAGTGGTCCCTGAAACCACGTTAGGGGGCAAAGTGGCTTAacagttagcatgtttgccttgcacatgcagggttgggggttctaatcctgcctccaccctgtgtgcatggagtttgcatgttctccatgtacatcgggggtttcctctgggtactctggtttcctcccccagtctgaGGACGGAttctgtaggctgactggcatttcaaaattgtccgtagtgtgtgaatgtgtgtgcgattgtctCCTGCCTAgtaccctaaccctaagttccctggaataggctccaggtctcCCTGGATGGATTGGTTGATCCATATTGTTCCATAAACACCCCCCAATATCTGGAATATCACACACAATTTCTGTGACAGTCCTTTGATATAACATTTCCATTAAGTGATAATATCTGCAGatgtttaaaattttatttttcactcatttattcttcccaatttatcctggtcagtgtccTAGTGgttccggagcctatcccaggaacactgaatTTAAGGCAAGAAAACATCCTGGAGTCACTCGGCAGTCAATCAAGTGGCACCATGCATATGCACATATAAATACTGTACTCATTCAGATTTGGGGTAATGCCAAATAAGAAAGCATAGCTATTGTGACACTATCTTGCCCAATTTTCCTTAATTTGTCTACAATTGTCCTTGCTTGTTTGACAAATATTAACACAATTAAGACTAACAAgcaagggcgtaaccatggtatggacattgggGGGGGTCCACTTAGTTGTCCTTAGCCCAAATATAgtgtaaatgaacaaaatactgtgcaactttcctcactttcactcacatatataacagtctgtcacaaCGTGAGGGTTCACAATGAACTCTGcgggaggatatgcaagtgaatgtaacaTTAAtagtcaaaaactggaactgacgttagcctagcctacttcgtgggtgtgcaaatatcaaaagttacttgacgttcttaagaacaaaccaagacatggtatgatgccttctgTACTAAGTTAAgcttacctactatttaggtatctagttacttactgtctgaaaaaaaagcttgtatgttctgctaCACTTCTCtacgcttggctgctgtctccatatcttacagactgagctgctaaaatatatcaacgaacttgcgttgagtatgggagcaaccaagtgtacaatgCGGGGGGGCACACActtattttccttaacaaacggaaatacattaaaaaggaatagacataaataaacagaatagaTGAAGcaaagacagatccgttggcagggttcattaaagggggacatacaaaaaatattttgtactgtatattggggggggggggggggggggggcagattggtatttcctcaacattgggggggACACGACCCCCGCAAACAATGCATGGTTACGCCCATGCCAGCAAGGataattttgaggaaaattgAGGAAATTATTTTGCCAAAAAATCTATGTTCATCCAAAAAGAAAACCTTCTTACTGGTATAACAGCTATTTAttcatataattaaataatttctccAGGCAGCACTCGCAGACGCTGTGCCATGCCTCTGGATAAACTTCACATTGCTGGAATTACTGCTGTTCTATCAGCAACAAAACCTACAGTACTTCACAACAACACTaaaagctacacacacacacacaaacacacacaaacacacacactaaactcattgttttatttatgtaagcTGTGTGAGAAAAGCAGAACAAAACACCATACCTGGCACAACTTTGTGAACTCTCACCCTGCAAGAAGAACCAATATTATTAGAGAAAACATAAAAGATGGTATTCCCGAGTGTGACTTTCTTTGTGTCTGGGAAATGAAGTCAGCACTCACCTCATCACTCTCCACAAGATTCTCAAACtgcaacattaaaaacaaacaaagagatgAAGTCATTCTATGtccaaaaaaattatttatttatttttaaattacaaaaaatatgttttattatttatttatttggatgaCTATACCTCTATTGTATAATGTTCTCCAGTTGTGCTACTTCTGAAGTATTTAGACCTGTGaacatggggaaaaaacaacaacaaaaataattaaattgcagtattaattcttttttttttctggacaaCATTATTACAGTGAATACACGTTTTACTAACTTTATTCGTTGTGAATGTCAGTGCCAGTAGTGTAAGAGTAGCTAATAGCTACTGTTAATAATGCAGATAGCTGCCTGGCTAACTAGCAGAAGGAGGGATGGGTTACGGGGCGTGGCCCTATTACTGTATAAGACGTTTAGCTGTCTGTCAAACTAAAGGCATACTTAATGTTCTGTGAGAAAAAGTTTATTCTCGAAAGAAAAGACGCggttattgatttatttatttcagtttaacaTAACATACGTTAGAGTTTAGCTTGTGGCTTAACCAGTGCACGTGATCACGTTACTGTAATCACACTGTCACTGTCAAACCGTTCGACTTTACATACACAAAGattaaacaatattttaacaTTCATTTCTATAAACATTTCTAGCACCCTCACCCTCCTCCTCTCTGGATCCTGTTCGCCTCTCTCCAGAATATCCCAGTGCACTGAGTCCAGCAGTTCCCCATGGCATTGTGTCAAagtacagagagacagactgggAGCAGATCAGATATCAGCCTGCTTTTCCATCCCACACAGATCTCTCTATCAGCTGCCCGGAAACATCACCAGCGCTAAGAGAATAACGCATTGTAACACATTTCAGACTacaaatcaataataaaaaaaaaaataataaaaaaaatgactccACCAGTCTGCTGCCAGAACTTGTTTCATACAGCAGCTGCAGACACAGGAGAGAAACTCCAGCGACTGCTAACCTATTGTTTCCTCTTCCTGCCAATAACACGTGATTAATGTTTAAACTACGGAAAGCCGTTTGGCTCAAATCATACGCACCGTGAATCATCGCTAGGAGGAGACAAATGTCAATACAATTCCCTGaagtgggttaaaaaaaaaatgacgcaTCGCCATTCAATAATCAATACATCCATAGAGGGCATATGTTATTATTTTCTatattgactttttttgttgtttttatactGCTCTCTGTATAGTCCCTGTCTGAAAGGATTTTAGCTGtcagaaaagttattttttgctgtttttttgtctgtttgtttgcttgcttttaGCTAGGGGTTAGCCACTACTAGTCGTGTTTTGCTTGGTAACTCAGGCTGGTTAGCAACTGTATTGTTAATTTCACATGGGTGGTACACAGCTAAAATCTAAAATAGTCATAGTCCTCTCTAAAATCCTGTCTTTGATTAAATCCCATTGACAAAGAAATACACAAAGAAGCATTATAGCTGTTGGAACTGCTGATTTACACTGGCATAACATTGACATATATTATGTGCAGGAATTTGTGTTGTTTAATAAGTAAAGATAGGTATGCAGATGTCAAgtcaagtgagtttttattgtaattcctctatatagcttgtatacattggaacaaTATGTTGTTTCTTAACGACCATGATGCAACACAGAGCAGTACACAGGACTACATTAGGTGTGTTCGCCTTCATGCGGCTCTGCGCAGACTGATCCACGGCTGACTGGAAGCAGTGCATGCTGGTTAGAATTTTTGTCCGACTTGAGACGCCGCCGACTCCACGTCACTGTGACGTATGGAATCAAAGTACCGCAATAGCGAGTGCAGCCGGTGTTCTGTCGATTTGTCCTACCTTGTCAGATTTTCCTACTGTAGCGTAAAATTGggctatatctatatctctcgaTCCATCCTACCACATCGAAAAATCCTACTGCGGGTTTCTGCTTCGCACCTGTGactatataaaatatttcagtgtaACTTTGCTGAAGATTCTTATTACGCAATGGTAGGATGATTTGACAGTGCAAATAAGAAAAAAGCACCAATAAACATaaattgaaagaaaataatgaaaacatttaataatatatattttacaccaAACAATCAAATCATTTTGAAATGGTTTACTAATCACTGATGCATGCCCCATATCTAGCCTAATGTTTCTATGAAAAATGCTAACAAAGATGATCACTGGTGCTGGCTGGCTTTGTATGAATGTGACCATAAACATTCTCATTACTGCTAGCTGGCCTCGCGCAAGTAGTAAAATATTATGGGCGTGTTGTTCAACATGACAAAAATGACGCACTGTTGACCTGCGCATGTGCTGTAAGCCCTGGTAGGACAATCTGACAGGTAGGAAGAAATGTCAGGACACCGGCTCCGTCAGCCAGCGCAGCTTCTCCAGGGCGGCTGCACGAGCTCTGATGACGACACAGCTATTTCAAGATTGGCCAGACTCACCAATGACAACAATGACGTgcttttcatgtttattctgAAACTTTCTGTTCCGCTAAGGCTTACAaataagttttgttttataacAGTAAAAGCCCTTATCGTGTCatgttaatattatattgtgtcatgttt
The window above is part of the Ictalurus punctatus breed USDA103 chromosome 8, Coco_2.0, whole genome shotgun sequence genome. Proteins encoded here:
- the ap1ar gene encoding AP-1 complex-associated regulatory protein isoform X1, whose translation is MGNCWTQCTGIFWREANRIQRGGGSKYFRSSTTGEHYTIEFENLVESDEGESSQSCARPISEEEIGHLKELRYAAIADTQTLIDEKLNAELVAQEEKLRLEEEAIVAAQREAARLAKERKLKEQQLAQKKTEKEGSSSHRKQPSGGEFEAYLQSVKAQSEAFRSSRLSSETNLVTPNTESSWDFTCRTRSTNDDATSLDLEWEDEEGMNRTGATWERSKTEEDILRAALRPAGKQLGSGPTSASEDSNALEWENDFVSAHAEDSSEQCDDDEFEGFVNPVLDTPSEAEPNADQQDR
- the ap1ar gene encoding AP-1 complex-associated regulatory protein isoform X2, which gives rise to MGNCWTQCTGIFWREANRIQRGGGSKYFRSSTTGEHYTIEFENLVESDEGESSQSCARPISEEEIGHLKELRYAAIADTQTLIDEKLNAELVAQEEKLRLEEEAIVAAQREAARLAKERKLKEQLAQKKTEKEGSSSHRKQPSGGEFEAYLQSVKAQSEAFRSSRLSSETNLVTPNTESSWDFTCRTRSTNDDATSLDLEWEDEEGMNRTGATWERSKTEEDILRAALRPAGKQLGSGPTSASEDSNALEWENDFVSAHAEDSSEQCDDDEFEGFVNPVLDTPSEAEPNADQQDR